In one Leishmania braziliensis MHOM/BR/75/M2904 complete genome, chromosome 32 genomic region, the following are encoded:
- a CDS encoding putative GIPL galf transferase: MAKNAAAQAMWSRRPFVTYGTRSLFLTSLFLFMALGAVLLFVFSEPMITLLATPNAELPSDKMSTNVTQMTHSGSNSSLLHTTPIPYNTAELSTLWPEPTSTHHAGEDGLPREGETMKPAIHNDSPEMNPWKKMRLPTDWTVCIRRNLQLDDHGRPLYAVKAMENAIPLLITPLTGDVEFFPFFVCSIDVPVRYHYVIQNERNSETTAVIDRLQRLFGESGRLLIVRNRYNRGYSGSMNQGFEWALKERTEEEVPWVFACGVDVIFERGLLATMVQVVQDNTRGDASMLAALRAEVELEERLVREGNYSYYERWVPRGRPLKVLRSGYPGVPLNVRTAPLMPDRIRYMVGDENRRSGIVTDAELKGRFFGNYVATVTPVPFALGTIAVTRLALSVVGYFDENYFPAYMDDIDWRWRQFAYGFKTLYAQPNAPVIRWHHYNAANLRGSPFQDQYLKYDTEANNSRIAFSQYIARSKRQYDKLKYGPRDLIGIWHESVQEGEYNYTYFNISRYPADTWVLDESARQCMFRHTYSYETQSWQRPKNCAYMPRTLEESGILGVDQLEAYKMMVNKSKIEYR, encoded by the coding sequence ATGGCGAAAAATGCTGCCGCGCAGGCGATGTGGAGCCGCCGCCCCTTTGTCACTTACGGAACACGGAGTCTTTTCCTGACTAGTCTTTTCTTATTTATGGCTCTAGGCGCGGTACTTCTTTTCGTCTTCAGTGAACCTATGATCACGCTGCTAGCAACACCGAATGCTGAGCTACCTAGTGATAAAATGAGCACTAACGTAACTCAAATGACGCATTCTGGCAGCAACTCGTCATTGCTGCATACCACACCAATACCCTACAACACAGCTGAGCTCTCCACTCTATGGCCTGAGCCTACGAGCACTCATCACGCTGGAGAGGACGGTCTGCCTCGTGAGGGCGAGACAATGAAGCCAGCAATTCACAACGATTCGCCGGAGATGAATCCGTGGAAAAAGATGCGCTTACCGACAGACTGGACGGTGTGCATTCGACGGAACCTGCAGTTGGACGACCACGGGCGGCCATTGTACGCGGTCAAGGCTATGGAGAACGCGATCCCGCTACTGATCACCCCACTGACAGGCGATGTGGAGTTCTTCCCGTTCTTTGTGTGCTCCATAGACGTCCCCGTGCGGTACCATTACGTGATTCAGAACGAGCGCAACTCGGAGACAACTGCGGTCATTGAcaggctgcagcgcctcttcggTGAAAGCGGGCGGCTACTCATTGTGCGGAACAGGTACAACCGCGGGTACTCTGGGAGCATGAACCAAGGATTCGAGTGGGCGCTGAAGGAGCGGACGGAAGAGGAAGTGCCGTGGGTATTTGCGTGTGGCGTTGACGTGATCTTTGAGCGTGGTTTGCTTGCGACAATGGTACAAGTTGTCCAGGACAACACCCGCGGTGACGCTTCCATGCTCGCTGCACTGCGCGCGGAGGTGGAGTTAGAGGAGCGGCTGGTGCGTGAGGGTAACTACTCGTACTACGAGCGGTGGGTGCCGCGCGGGCGTCCGCTGAAGGTGCTGCGGAGCGGGTACCCCGGCGTACCGCTGAACGTCCGGACTGCGCCGCTGATGCCGGACCGCATCCGGTACATGGTTGGGGATGAGAACCGCAGGAGCGGAATTGTGACTGACGCTGAGCTGAAAGGGCGGTTCTTTGGGAATTACGTGGCAACTGTGACTCCTGTGCCATTTGCGCTGGGGACAATTGCGGTAACACGGCTAGCGCTTTCGGTCGTTGGATACTTTGACGAGAACTACTTCCCCGCATACATGGACGACATCgactggcggtggcggcaatTCGCATATGGGTTCAAAACTCTTTATGCGCAGCCCAACGCCCCAGTGATCCGCTGGCACCATTACAATGCTGCGAATCTTCGTGGCAGTCCCTTCCAAGATCAGTACTTGAAGTACGACACCGAGGCCAACAACAGCCGCATCGCGTTCTCGCAGTATATTGCACGCTCCAAGCGCCAGTACGATAAACTCAAATATGGCCCACGTGACCTGATTGGTATATGGCATGAGTCTGTTCAGGAGGGTGAGTACAACTACACGTACTTCAACATATCGCGCTACCCTGCAGACACATGGGTGCTCGACGAGAGCGCGCGCCAGTGCATGTTTCGGCACACCTACAGCTACGAGACGCAGTCTTGGCAGAGGCCGAAAAACTGCGCGTACATGCCGCggacgctggaggagagtGGCATCCTTGGCGTAGACCAGCTGGAGGCCTACAAGATGATGGTCAATAAAAGCAAGATTGAGTACAGATGA